A stretch of the Corylus avellana chromosome ca6, CavTom2PMs-1.0 genome encodes the following:
- the LOC132185439 gene encoding uncharacterized protein LOC132185439: MSLISWNCRGLGNPRTVRDLSHMVKEKKPNFLFLMETISNKKRMEQLRVKLGYEGLFVVEPVGRSGGLALLWREAHELEIQNYSRRHINAIVKLADEDFQWKLTGFYGHPDSTKRGESWSLLSHLRGFSPVPWLCVGDFNEITHQSEKLGASRRRESQMEAFRAVLEECYLGDLGFSGPKYTWSNKRQDDTFTQERLDRGVGNSSWCAKYKSVGVHVMAARASDHNPVFVSFHNQQPTGRKGRKSFKFEASWLPDEECDAIIKKCLGGRY, encoded by the coding sequence ATGAGTCTcataagttggaactgccgagggcttgggaaccctcggacaGTTCGAGACCTTAGCCACATGgttaaggaaaagaaacccaattttttgtttctaatggaAACCATTAGTAACAAAAAGCGGATGGAGCAGTTGAGAGTGAAACTTGGATATGAAGGATTATTTGTGGTGGAGCCAGTGGGGAGGAGTGGGGGTTTGGCTCTATTATGGCGGGAGGCGCATGAATTAGAAATCCAAAATTATTCACGACGGCATATTAATGCAATTGTGAAGTTGGCGGACGAAGATTTCCAATGGAAGCTTACCGGGTTTTACGGGCATCCTGATTCCACAAAACGAGGTGAATCATGGTCTCTTCTCTCACATCTTAGAGGTTTTTCCCCGGTTCCATGGCTCTGTGTAGGAGACTTCAATGAAATAACCCACCAATCTGAGAAATTGGGGGCAAGCAGGCGCAGGGAGAGTCAAATGGAGGCATTCCGGGCAGTACTTGAGGAGTGTTACTTGGGGGATTTGGGATTCTCAGGTCCGAAATACACTTGGTCAAACAAGCGTCAAGATGACACATTTACTCAAGAAAGATTGGACCGAGGCGTGGGAAACAGCAGTTGGTGTGCTAAATACAAATCGGTTGGGGTCCATGTCATGGCAGCCAGGGCGTCGGACCACAATCCGGTTTTTGTCTCTTTTCATAATCAGCAACCCACGGGTAGGAAGGGGAGAAAGAGCTTCAAATTTGAGGCTAGTTGGCTCCCAGATGAAGAATGTGATGCCATTATAAAAAAATGCTTGGGAGGGCGATATTGA